The following is a genomic window from Lagenorhynchus albirostris chromosome 2, mLagAlb1.1, whole genome shotgun sequence.
TGGGTCCGCGATTGGGTCAGTGGGGAGCAGGATGAGGCGTGTGGGGTTGGGAGTATGAAGGTCGGGAGCTGTACCTGGCTGTGGGCCTCTATGAAAGCTACACAGCGCTCCTGCAGCGGTCCCAGGCCAAAGGATACGGCAATCTGAGAGCAGAATGAGGGAGGTCGGGTTGAGACTGGAGGGGCCATGTAGCCCGGCCCTCCACAGGGGGACCACCTGCAAGCCTGTCCAGCAACACCCACCTGCAGGGCCTCGCAAACCAGCTCCACATCCAGCACCTTCATCACAAACTGCAGGCACAGCTGGGAACAGAAACGAATGTGGGTTGTGCCCAAATGTCCCTCTTCCAAGACCCCAGCCCCAGTCCAGAAGCAGTGAGCAGGCTTGGAGCAGTGAGCCACCCAGGcttacagcagccccaggcccaTACAGACCTCCCAGGCCAAGGGAGGCAGGGAATCACCAGGGCCCGAGACTTGGCAAACCTGGAGGAACTAGAAACTAGCAAAGCCAAGCCCAGCGACCTACCTTTTAGTACATTCCTCACTAATCAAGCTAGATAAGAGCCATGTGAAAATTCCACTCTCCCTTTCTCTCAGGACACTTATCTTTCTCCATGTGTCCCCCTCTGGACTTGAAGACACTTCTCTTTTAACCAGAAACTTGAATTTCATCCACaacatctccctctcaccccccATATCCAGAAAAGCACTGGGTCATGACAATTCCACTTCTCTCAAAGCCATGCACCTCTCTCGGGCAACCActgccacccccgcccccccttaCTGGAGTGGTAAGCCCTAATCCCTTCTCCCCTTAGCTTCCAAATTCTCACTCCTTTATCTGAAACCTCATGAATTTCCCCTGCCCTCTGGGTAAAAGAAGTCCAAATTCTTGAAAGTTCTGCAGGAACCAGCCCTTGGCATGCTCTCCAATCTCATatctccctctcctctcacacACTGAGTCCAGCCACATTAAATGTCTCACCAGCATCTTTGTACCTCTGTCTCTGTAACTAGAACGCCATCTTTCCTCTCCCCCTCTGAACAAACTCCTACCTGTTCTACCCGATCCAACACAAAtgtttcctcctccaggaagtcttcccctcctctctccctggtGGCGAGACTAGAGACTCTCCGTACAGTCTCAGCACCATTTGCCCTTATCTGTCACACTTCTTATGGCACTGGGTTGAGAGTTTTcttgtgtctgtctctctttgaAGAACAGGGATCAAGGCTAACTTATCCTGGTATCTACAGCACCATCCATAAACACCCCACATGCCCCCACAGCACACACAGGGCACGCGCATATCCGtttgcacacaggcacacataaaTGCCTATCTACACAGAGATACCCATACTTCTGTCTGTACCGGTGCACGTTGCTCTCCAGGCTAGCCGGTGTGTGAGGCAGGATAGGAACTGAAGCCCATAAGAGGCGGGGGAAACGAGATGAGGCGCCACATAAACCCACCTCTCGCAGTTCCTCCAGCCCATACTCCACAGCCGCCGTCAGCACTTCCAGCACCTGCAGAGTGGGTGATTGGGGGAGTGGAAAGGAGTCTCCCCCGTCCCTCAgccacccctcctcccacccagacCCCTGCCCGGTGGGCTCACGGAGTGGCGGTGCAGCTTGGCACTGTTGGTGTACAGAAACTCCAGCACTGCCAGGAAGGCCTCAGCTGGCACGGTGCTCAGCACCACAGGGCTAGGCACCCCGGGGCCCGGCTCTGAGCCCAGAAGTCGCTGGAAGAAGTTGCATCTACATGCCAACAAGCACCGGTGGGCAAACACCTCCTGCCGTTCTTGACCGACGACAAAGCGAACATCACTGTgggagagaggggcagagaaCCAGGAAGAGGAGGCCAGAGTCTCTGTGCAACTCTAGGCTTTGCCTTTGCCCAACTCCGTTTACTTATCTGCCCTGTAAAAGAGACAGTCCCTCCATCCGAAGGTCTGGGTCACACAGGTGTGGTTCTAATTCCACCTCCACCTTGTGGTGCCTAGGCAAGAGACTTCCTACTCATTAACTCAGCTTTCTCATCCCTGAAACGGGATGCGAATCCCAAACCCTAGGAGGTGGCTATGTTTGATCAATTGATCACTGAGGGGGCACCAGGGCTGATACAAGGTTGATCCCAATACCCCTCTCCTCCCCCGCAGCCTGTGTCTTGGGGGAAGGGAAACTCTTTTTGGCTTCTCCTCCACAGACTGCAAACTCAGCTTTTTCAGCCTCCTCCAGACAGGAGAGGGTAGGGTTGGGGGTGCAGAGTGCACCGGCTGCAAATAGACACGTCAGTGAGGCACCATCATGAGGCCGGACCACATTTTCCATCTTCACGATCACTACCGGCCCCACCCTCTGGGCCTCTGAACAGCATAGCGGGTAGGAAGCAGGAGATGAAGCTTGAGCTTCCTGGAGCCTCCCAGTCTCCGGTCCAAGGCGTGGGGGTTCCCACTGCTCAGACCAGACTGCGATGCCCAAAGAAGTAGGGTTATAGGAGTCACCGACCCGTAGGGAGGGGCCTAGCTCTGAGGCAGGGGGAATAGAAAGCTGCATTCTAGTTCTCCTGACCAGCGTTACCCCCGTACTCTATCCCTTGGTTTCAGACAGCACAGCATCCTGGGCAGGCAGTGTGCCCCAGGCAGCACCCTTGAACCACTTCCTGTCTGCAACTCTGGCTCAGTCTCTTGAGCTTTGTTCCTCTTGTGAGTCCGCAGTTCCCAGAGCAGTGTTATCTGCTCCTCTGCCTCCCTAGGGAGGCACTCAAGTTACATTCCATTTCTCAGGGTCCTGGGGGCAGAGGGCTCTTCTCTGCCAGGAGCCTAAGATCCAAAACAGGAAGGCCTTTCCCTGAGGTCACATAGCTGCTCTGAGCTCCTGTCCCCAGTGCCCCCACCTCTCGCTCTCGTAGACACTAAGCGACCAGTAGTTATCCTCTACACTTGACTTCCCCAGACTGAGTTCACCAGGGAGGAGGGTTAAGTCCTAATTCCCCACTTCCTCTGTACCCAGAGCTTCCTCAGAGTCAAGGGGCCCAGCAGAGACAGCTAGGGAAAACCCACAAACAGGGCCCCCCCTCACCTGTATAGGGGGTTGTTGACGAGGCTTCGGAGTGCTGTGGAAAAGGGCGCAGCCTCCCCGTGCACAATCAGTCCTGGGGTCTCCATGGGTGGGGTAGGGCAGGGGAGTGAGCAGGAGGAACAGCCTAGGAGGCCTGTTGTCTGCTGGTCCGTGGGAGGCGGTAGGTGGAAGGAGCAGGAGGCCTGGTTGAGCCCTAAAGCTGGTGAGGAGATAGAAAGGCCCGAGAGGGAGGGGCAAGAGCTTGGGAGGCCTGTTTGCTGAGAAGCTAAAGTTTAGGAATgaggcaggaggcccaggttcctAAAGGCATCAGAGGCCAGTGGAGGAGGCCAGAGGCTTGGCCTGGGGATGGGGACTCAGGGAGGGGACCAAGAGAGGCTAAGGTAGAGCGGACTGGACTCGGGAGGAGAGGCTGGCTGTGGATGAGGCCCCAGCTGGGAGCATGCCCAGGCAGCGCTGGGGTGGGAAGCCTGTGGGTTTCCACGGAAACTAGAGCCCAGCCAGAGACGAGGCCCCGCCCAGCTCCCACAGGCCCAGAGAAAACTTCAGCCCTAGAGGGGCCCTAAGCAGAGTCGGAGGGTCTTGGCACCCTGGCC
Proteins encoded in this region:
- the BTBD19 gene encoding BTB/POZ domain-containing protein 19 isoform X1, with product METPGLIVHGEAAPFSTALRSLVNNPLYSDVRFVVGQERQEVFAHRCLLACRCNFFQRLLGSEPGPGVPSPVVLSTVPAEAFLAVLEFLYTNSAKLHRHSVLEVLTAAVEYGLEELRELCLQFVMKVLDVELVCEALQIAVSFGLGPLQERCVAFIEAHSQETLRTRGFLELSAPALLLLLRSDKLCVDEAELVLAARSWARVGAAVLERPAAEVAAPVVRELRLALLAPAELSALEEQNRREPLIPVEQIVEAWKCHALRRGDAARGAPCRRRKGTLPREHHRFLDLPFK
- the BTBD19 gene encoding BTB/POZ domain-containing protein 19 isoform X2 yields the protein METPGLIVHGEAAPFSTALRSLVNNPLYSDVRFVVGQERQEVFAHRCLLACRCNFFQRLLGSEPGPGVPSPVVLSTVPAEAFLAVLEFLYTNSAKLHRHSVGLCGASSRFPRLLWASVPILPHTPASLESNVHRYRQKYGYLSQLCLQFVMKVLDVELVCEALQIAVSFGLGPLQERCVAFIEAHSQETLRTRGFLELSAPALLLLLRSDKLCVDEAELVLAARSWARVGAAVLERPAAEVAAPVVRELRLALLAPAELSALEEQNRREPLIPVEQIVEAWKCHALRRGDAARGAPCRRRKGTLPREHHRFLDLPFK